A window of Halichoerus grypus chromosome 15, mHalGry1.hap1.1, whole genome shotgun sequence genomic DNA:
CCTGGACAGGCGcgcagggctggggacaggggccTGCCCTCGGGGGCGCGGTCAGCACTGGACGCCGTAGCGGTCGAAGTGGCGCAGCAGTAGCCCCAGCTCCAGGTGCACGAGGCCTCCGGCCACCGTGCGCAGGCGATAGCGGTCCGCTCCGCTGTACACGGCGTCCCCGTGCAGCAGCTGGGGGCCGCCACCCACGAAGGCGCGGGCCAGCTGCTCCCGCCAGGGGCCCAGGGGCCGCCATGTGGGGCAGTGCAGCTGGTGGCTGCCGGGACTGCTGGGCACGTGGCAAAAGCCGTAGCCCGCAAGCTGAC
This region includes:
- the B9D2 gene encoding B9 domain-containing protein 2, with the protein product MAEVHVIGQIMGATGFSESSLFCKWGVHTGAAWKLLSGVREGQTQVDTPQVGDMAYWSHPIDLHFATKGLQGWPRLHLQVWSQDGFGRCQLAGYGFCHVPSSPGSHQLHCPTWRPLGPWREQLARAFVGGGPQLLHGDAVYSGADRYRLRTVAGGLVHLELGLLLRHFDRYGVQC